In one window of Rhodothermus sp. DNA:
- the tig gene encoding trigger factor encodes MQTEIKEISPVEYELTIHVPAEALQPELDQILRQLRGRVQLKGFRPGKAPLSLIKKLYGDEVALELAERKVREALEAVVLKPGTYKVIGRPRLLRLDYKPDTDLHAVLRFGVRPEFELKPLDQETIPHLVHQVTEEEVEETIRRLQKEQAELVDLPSDTPLGAEDYAVVDLQRLDEATGTPIIGEKEEGVSFFLDDPRLREEIRQALLGKKAGETVRVDLPHGDEASGEPVHTHRYEIHVRETKRRELPALDADFIQKITRGQASDEAGLRELVRKELQERWNRESRELLEQEIMNRLLALHPIPVPESAVEMVLDEFVEDVRRRNNGQLPADFDETAFRHANRALAEQQARWMFIFDKVVETFGLEVTDEEVQAFFETQADADGRLSAEQLRQFYESVPELMNQLRRRLLTQKVFDTLQTKFQLENLDRAAYLERLQARQEDTEARNPEGDVR; translated from the coding sequence ATGCAAACCGAAATCAAAGAGATCAGTCCGGTAGAATACGAACTGACCATCCACGTTCCTGCCGAAGCGTTGCAACCCGAACTGGACCAGATACTGCGTCAGCTGCGCGGACGCGTTCAACTCAAAGGATTCCGTCCCGGTAAAGCGCCACTGTCCCTCATTAAAAAGCTCTATGGCGATGAAGTAGCGCTGGAATTGGCTGAACGTAAGGTGCGCGAAGCGCTTGAAGCGGTTGTGCTCAAACCCGGCACCTACAAGGTGATCGGCCGTCCCCGCCTGCTCCGTCTGGATTACAAGCCGGACACCGATTTGCATGCGGTGCTCCGCTTCGGTGTACGCCCCGAGTTTGAACTGAAGCCCCTCGACCAGGAGACCATCCCCCACTTGGTCCACCAGGTTACCGAAGAGGAGGTCGAAGAAACCATTCGACGCCTGCAAAAAGAACAGGCCGAGCTGGTCGATCTACCGTCCGACACACCCCTGGGTGCTGAAGATTACGCCGTTGTCGATCTGCAGCGTCTGGATGAAGCCACAGGCACACCCATCATCGGCGAAAAGGAAGAAGGCGTCTCGTTTTTCCTGGATGATCCCCGACTCCGTGAGGAAATCCGTCAGGCCCTGCTGGGCAAAAAGGCAGGCGAGACGGTGCGCGTCGACCTGCCGCATGGCGACGAAGCTTCCGGCGAGCCTGTCCATACGCACCGCTACGAGATACATGTCCGAGAGACCAAACGGCGCGAGCTACCGGCCCTGGATGCCGACTTTATCCAGAAAATCACGCGCGGCCAGGCCTCCGACGAAGCCGGCCTACGCGAACTGGTTCGCAAAGAATTGCAGGAGCGATGGAACCGGGAGTCTCGGGAGCTGCTGGAACAGGAAATCATGAACCGGTTGCTGGCCCTGCATCCAATTCCGGTGCCGGAATCTGCTGTGGAAATGGTGCTGGACGAGTTCGTCGAAGATGTGCGCCGGCGCAACAACGGCCAGCTTCCTGCGGACTTCGACGAGACAGCCTTTCGACATGCCAATCGCGCCCTGGCTGAGCAACAGGCCCGCTGGATGTTTATCTTTGACAAAGTAGTAGAAACCTTCGGCCTGGAAGTAACCGACGAAGAAGTGCAGGCTTTCTTCGAAACGCAGGCCGACGCAGATGGCAGGTTGAGTGCAGAGCAGCTGCGCCAGTTTTATGAGTCGGTTCCCGAGCTGATGAACCAGCTGCGACGGCGGTTGCTGACCCAGAAGGTGTTCGATACGCTCCAGACGAAATTTCAGCTCGAAAACCTGGACCGGGCGGCTTACCTTGAACGCCTGCAAGCCCGCCAGGAAGATACCGAAGCTCGGAACCCTGAGGGAGACGTTCGGTAG